In Candidatus Omnitrophota bacterium, a single genomic region encodes these proteins:
- the hypD gene encoding hydrogenase formation protein HypD, which translates to MKYVDEFRNKILVEKIASGIKALNIDAKVNLMEVCGTHTQSFARFGLNKFLPENIRLIPGPGCPVCVSSPQYIDRAISLAKDKNNIIVTFGDMLRVPGSVSSLEKERMRFGNVIAVYSPLDALRIAKADSAKKIFFLAVGFETTAPTIAITAMLAKKEKINNIFFLSSLKLMPPAMRFLLKDKRLNIDGFLCPGHVSSIIGLKPYEFIPRKHKIGCCVAGFEPTDILEGILMLCRQIADNKPRVDNQYSRVVKNNGNPKARKIIHNVFETCDAQWRGLGVITNSGLKLRKKYSGLDAESIMHFERRTVFHPEEFAKGCKCGQVLKGLIMPKDCPLFYVKCKPDSPIGPCMVSSEGACNAYFRYKRQK; encoded by the coding sequence ATGAAATATGTAGATGAATTCCGCAATAAAATACTTGTTGAGAAGATCGCATCAGGGATCAAGGCCTTGAATATCGACGCAAAAGTTAACCTTATGGAAGTCTGCGGAACGCATACTCAAAGTTTTGCAAGGTTTGGCCTGAATAAATTCCTGCCTGAAAATATACGGCTTATACCGGGACCGGGATGCCCGGTTTGCGTTTCAAGCCCGCAGTATATAGATAGGGCGATTAGCTTGGCCAAAGACAAAAACAATATAATTGTTACTTTCGGTGATATGCTGCGTGTCCCGGGTAGCGTATCATCTCTAGAAAAAGAAAGGATGCGTTTTGGCAATGTTATTGCCGTATATTCACCGCTGGATGCCTTAAGGATTGCCAAGGCGGATTCCGCAAAAAAAATATTTTTTCTTGCCGTTGGTTTTGAGACTACAGCCCCCACTATTGCTATAACAGCAATGCTTGCCAAGAAGGAGAAAATAAACAATATTTTCTTTCTATCTTCCCTAAAGCTGATGCCGCCTGCGATGAGGTTTTTGTTAAAAGATAAGAGGCTTAATATAGATGGTTTTCTTTGCCCGGGGCATGTCTCCAGCATTATCGGTCTTAAGCCCTATGAATTTATACCGCGTAAGCATAAAATAGGTTGCTGTGTGGCAGGTTTTGAGCCGACGGATATCTTAGAAGGAATACTTATGCTTTGCCGGCAGATCGCAGACAATAAGCCCAGGGTAGATAATCAATACAGCAGGGTTGTAAAAAATAACGGCAACCCTAAAGCCCGGAAAATTATCCACAATGTATTTGAAACCTGCGATGCGCAGTGGAGAGGCTTAGGCGTGATTACAAATAGTGGCCTTAAATTAAGAAAAAAATACTCGGGTTTAGATGCCGAGTCAATCATGCATTTTGAGAGAAGAACAGTGTTCCATCCGGAAGAGTTTGCTAAGGGATGCAAATGCGGCCAGGTTCTAAAAGGGCTGATTATGCCTAAAGACTGCCCGTTATTCTACGTGAAGTGCAAGCCGGATTCTCCCATTGGCCCATGTATGGTTTCCAGCGAAGGAGCATGCAATGCGTATTTCAGGTATAAAAGGCAGAAGTAA
- the pabB gene encoding aminodeoxychorismate synthase component I has protein sequence MAYWISKSYKLDFSCAELFLALSRKRSPFFLDSSLNMNNKDGRFSFLGCEPFQFIQGDKINPFPALRKIFRDYRISAPDMNVPFFAGAVGYFAYDLGFVLEKKIALNKRAAGSIPQVYFNFYNTIIAIDHIKNEFHILSVGFPGRNYRMQKKIATENFKNAYKMIRRAKDERVDDCLGMKPKRTDFRSDFTKNKYIAAVVKAKDYIKKGDIYQVNLSQRLSSKSRASAVNIYMNLRRLSPSNFSAYFDTGDFQIISSSPERFLNLSGGRVVTKPMKGTRARSLNSVKDIKLRNELIRSPKDKAELLMIVDLERNDLGRVCDYGSVKVDTLREIEKYNSVFQATSTISAKLHPGKDRFDLLQACFPGGSITGCPKIRAMEIIDELEPLERSIYTGCLGYLSFCGNMDFNIMIRTILKQKDKVYLGVGGGIVADSEPVKEYEETLVKAKAMIEAIAYAG, from the coding sequence ATGGCATACTGGATATCGAAATCTTATAAACTGGACTTTTCTTGCGCAGAGTTATTTTTGGCTCTGAGCCGGAAGAGGTCGCCGTTTTTCTTGGATAGCAGCCTTAATATGAATAATAAAGATGGGCGCTTTTCTTTCTTAGGTTGTGAGCCGTTTCAGTTTATCCAGGGAGATAAAATAAACCCTTTCCCGGCATTAAGGAAAATATTCCGCGATTACCGCATATCTGCCCCGGACATGAACGTGCCATTTTTCGCAGGAGCGGTCGGGTACTTTGCCTATGATTTGGGATTTGTTTTGGAAAAGAAAATTGCTTTAAATAAAAGAGCAGCAGGCAGTATCCCGCAGGTCTATTTTAATTTTTATAATACCATTATTGCGATAGACCACATTAAGAATGAATTCCATATATTATCGGTCGGTTTTCCCGGGAGAAACTACCGGATGCAGAAAAAAATAGCGACAGAGAATTTTAAGAATGCTTATAAAATGATACGGCGCGCTAAAGACGAGCGGGTTGACGATTGCCTTGGCATGAAACCAAAAAGAACAGATTTCCGTTCCGATTTTACTAAAAACAAATATATTGCGGCAGTCGTTAAAGCGAAGGATTATATTAAAAAAGGAGATATTTATCAGGTGAACCTTTCTCAGCGGTTGTCTTCTAAAAGCCGTGCCTCCGCGGTTAATATATATATGAATTTACGCAGGCTCAGCCCGAGTAATTTCTCTGCATATTTCGATACGGGAGATTTTCAGATTATTTCTTCTTCGCCGGAGAGATTCTTAAATTTATCCGGAGGACGTGTTGTAACAAAACCCATGAAAGGCACGCGAGCGCGCTCTTTAAATAGCGTAAAGGATATTAAGCTCAGAAATGAATTGATCCGCAGCCCTAAGGATAAGGCCGAGCTTTTAATGATAGTTGACCTGGAGAGGAATGATTTGGGCAGAGTTTGTGATTATGGTTCGGTAAAGGTCGATACTCTCAGGGAGATAGAAAAATATAATTCTGTCTTTCAGGCTACTTCCACAATAAGCGCTAAATTGCACCCTGGTAAAGACAGGTTTGATCTCCTGCAGGCATGTTTCCCAGGAGGTTCTATTACCGGTTGCCCTAAGATAAGGGCTATGGAGATAATCGATGAGCTTGAGCCGCTTGAGCGCTCCATTTATACCGGATGCCTGGGATATTTAAGTTTCTGCGGAAATATGGATTTTAATATTATGATACGCACCATACTTAAGCAAAAAGATAAGGTTTATTTGGGGGTTGGCGGAGGGATTGTAGCCGACTCAGAGCCTGTTAAGGAATATGAAGAAACTTTGGTTAAGGCCAAAGCTATGATTGAGGCTATAGCTTATGCAGGGTAA
- a CDS encoding carbamoyltransferase HypF has protein sequence MTIINLPFIMKSPVLALGANSKNRICFAKGSKAYLSNMHENLDNIDDLSEFEKSAKSALSRKPKIIACDLHSGYLSSRYADEISEGNLLKKPIQHHHAHIASCMAENQFKNEYVIGVAFDGTGLGVDGNIWGAEFLFCNYANFQRLIRLEYIPLLGSEKAITEPARLAYLWLYLIYKDRFLDIKINLTQALKPKKWAVFKKMYSSGFNSPKASSMGRLFDAVASIVLGKQKAEFEADLAIQLQRLAEKSSDVQAAYKFSFVKQPPLFVIDPRDIFKGVVKDTTSGLPAGYIANRFHYTIASIILEGAEKIRKIKKANKVVLSGGVFQNSLLLRMTLELLYKKGFKVYTHKALSPNDSSIALGQAVIANFKE, from the coding sequence ATGACAATAATTAACCTTCCGTTTATTATGAAAAGTCCGGTGCTGGCTCTAGGCGCCAACAGCAAGAATAGAATCTGTTTTGCTAAAGGCAGTAAAGCATATTTAAGCAATATGCATGAGAATTTGGATAACATAGATGATCTATCCGAATTTGAAAAAAGTGCCAAGAGCGCATTAAGCAGAAAGCCAAAAATCATCGCCTGTGATCTGCACAGCGGATATTTATCCAGCAGATACGCTGATGAAATAAGCGAAGGCAATTTATTAAAAAAGCCTATCCAGCACCATCACGCTCATATTGCTTCATGCATGGCCGAGAACCAATTTAAAAATGAATACGTTATAGGTGTTGCTTTCGACGGCACGGGTTTAGGCGTTGACGGCAATATCTGGGGAGCAGAATTTCTTTTCTGTAATTATGCAAATTTCCAGAGGTTAATCCGCCTAGAATATATCCCGCTCCTGGGTTCGGAAAAGGCAATAACTGAACCGGCAAGATTAGCATATCTATGGTTGTACTTAATTTATAAAGATAGATTCTTGGATATAAAGATTAACCTGACCCAGGCTTTAAAGCCAAAGAAATGGGCGGTCTTTAAAAAGATGTATTCATCCGGCTTTAATTCTCCCAAAGCAAGCAGTATGGGACGTTTGTTTGATGCTGTCGCCAGCATAGTACTCGGCAAGCAAAAGGCAGAATTTGAGGCGGATTTAGCCATACAGCTTCAGAGGCTTGCTGAGAAAAGCAGTGATGTGCAGGCAGCTTATAAATTTTCATTTGTAAAACAGCCGCCTCTTTTTGTAATAGACCCAAGAGATATCTTTAAGGGTGTGGTTAAAGATACGACAAGCGGGCTGCCTGCCGGATATATTGCTAATCGGTTCCATTATACTATTGCCAGTATAATACTTGAGGGAGCAGAAAAAATAAGAAAGATAAAAAAGGCCAATAAAGTCGTGCTTTCAGGAGGGGTATTTCAAAATAGTCTTTTACTCCGCATGACTTTGGAATTATTATATAAGAAAGGCTTTAAAGTTTATACCCACAAGGCTTTATCCCCGAATGACTCAAGTATAGCCTTGGGGCAGGCAGTAATAGCTAACTTCAAGGAATAA
- a CDS encoding DUF3857 domain-containing protein → MRISGIKGRSKMRGSIIFILILFGGTLSLSCQKISDFDTARHYSDLSDIYYHQAEQGYKRLIEKEPGNQAVKLGLAKLYYSHGELTLAIDILKSLSLPEAMKILAISYYKSGDFTLALDVFTKNSKSADDEYLYYWGLVCENLNLFDQALDIYSKVRAGEFLQLAHKRLQLIEKRSQAANIKDSDPKLYKILIQKANPDKYPQAGALILLSDEKVKIKEDNSQLEDLHYVIKIINERGKETFAEASIDYDSTFEKVELEYARTIKPDGSIVGVGSRHIRDVSKYLNFPLYSNSRVFIISFPEVSEGCILEYKVKIHSSKLINDKDFVIAYPLQAQEPIAEARFQLSTPLRLKPNITKINEQYNNFSANLNPEVTQAGNTMIYSWVFKDIPQLIPENNMPAVVDINPAILLSTFNSWQNVHEWWWNLAKDKIAADKDIKRQVRLLTKRCKSAEAKARAIYNFCAQKIRYVAVEYGQAGYEPHRAEDIYRNKYGDCKDQAVLLVAMLKEAGFDAWPVLISTKGYYNLDPGFASSMFNHCIAVLELHGKFIFLDPTAETCSFGDLPAVDQERKVLIIKPDKYQIEDTPLFDAAHNLIQQKITARINKNEGISAEKIVDTRGIYDQLQRAWLLYTPPEMILDAIKERMQDISIGAKLIDYKILNADDINKPVVLSYKFEGPEYFTQAGPLRVMPQLVSLDPSLVGKEKRKYPIEFHILDKKEMAFYIEIPYNFVIKYVPESIIEDSPWMKLQVEYRVNKNKIYARQQVELKKRIIPQEDYNKFQSFYTSVAKKIKQRIILERLR, encoded by the coding sequence ATGCGTATTTCAGGTATAAAAGGCAGAAGTAAAATGCGTGGCAGCATTATTTTTATCCTTATCTTGTTTGGCGGAACGTTGTCGCTGTCATGCCAAAAGATAAGCGATTTTGATACAGCCAGGCATTATTCAGACCTTTCCGATATTTATTATCATCAGGCCGAACAAGGGTATAAGCGGCTTATAGAAAAAGAACCGGGTAACCAGGCAGTAAAGTTAGGCCTGGCAAAATTATACTATTCTCACGGCGAGTTAACCCTTGCTATAGATATACTGAAGAGCTTGAGCTTGCCGGAGGCAATGAAAATCCTGGCCATTTCTTATTATAAGTCAGGGGATTTTACCTTAGCCTTGGATGTATTCACTAAAAACAGTAAAAGTGCAGATGATGAATATTTATACTACTGGGGGTTAGTATGCGAGAACCTGAATCTTTTCGACCAGGCGCTTGATATATATTCGAAAGTAAGGGCCGGTGAGTTCTTACAACTGGCGCATAAACGTTTGCAACTAATCGAAAAAAGATCGCAAGCCGCAAATATAAAGGATTCCGACCCGAAATTATATAAAATACTTATACAGAAAGCAAATCCGGATAAATACCCCCAGGCAGGTGCGCTGATCCTGCTTTCTGATGAGAAAGTAAAAATAAAAGAAGATAACAGCCAGTTAGAGGACTTACATTACGTAATAAAGATTATTAATGAAAGGGGTAAAGAAACCTTTGCCGAGGCAAGCATTGATTATGATTCTACGTTTGAAAAAGTCGAGCTGGAATATGCAAGGACCATAAAGCCAGATGGTAGCATAGTCGGGGTAGGCAGCCGCCATATTCGGGATGTATCAAAGTATCTTAATTTTCCTCTTTATAGCAATTCCAGGGTCTTTATAATATCTTTCCCCGAGGTTTCAGAAGGGTGTATTCTTGAATACAAGGTTAAAATACATAGCAGTAAGCTTATTAACGATAAAGATTTTGTTATCGCTTACCCTTTGCAAGCTCAGGAACCTATAGCAGAGGCAAGATTCCAGCTTAGCACTCCTTTGCGGCTTAAGCCCAACATTACTAAAATAAACGAGCAATATAACAATTTCTCGGCTAACCTTAATCCGGAAGTCACCCAGGCAGGCAATACAATGATTTATAGCTGGGTTTTTAAGGATATCCCCCAGTTGATTCCGGAAAATAATATGCCGGCAGTTGTTGATATTAATCCTGCTATTCTGCTCTCTACTTTTAATTCCTGGCAAAACGTCCATGAATGGTGGTGGAATTTGGCAAAAGATAAGATCGCCGCCGATAAAGATATAAAGCGGCAGGTCCGTTTGCTTACTAAAAGGTGTAAATCTGCCGAAGCCAAGGCCAGGGCAATTTATAATTTCTGTGCGCAAAAGATCCGCTATGTTGCGGTTGAGTACGGCCAAGCCGGTTATGAACCGCACAGGGCAGAGGATATATACAGAAATAAATACGGTGATTGTAAAGACCAGGCTGTATTACTGGTGGCTATGTTAAAAGAAGCGGGTTTTGACGCCTGGCCGGTGCTTATTTCTACAAAAGGTTATTATAATCTGGATCCGGGCTTTGCTTCTTCTATGTTCAACCACTGTATAGCTGTATTGGAATTGCACGGTAAATTCATTTTTCTCGACCCGACTGCTGAAACCTGTTCATTCGGAGATCTGCCGGCAGTTGACCAGGAGAGAAAAGTTTTGATAATAAAACCGGACAAATACCAAATCGAGGATACTCCGTTATTTGACGCCGCACATAACCTGATTCAGCAAAAGATAACAGCCAGGATAAACAAAAATGAGGGAATATCGGCAGAGAAAATAGTTGATACCCGCGGTATATATGACCAGCTGCAAAGGGCCTGGCTCTTATATACTCCCCCTGAAATGATATTGGATGCGATTAAGGAACGAATGCAGGATATTTCAATAGGAGCTAAATTGATTGATTATAAAATCCTTAACGCAGATGATATTAACAAGCCGGTAGTATTATCTTATAAGTTCGAAGGCCCTGAGTACTTTACTCAGGCAGGCCCGCTTAGAGTTATGCCGCAGCTTGTAAGCCTTGATCCATCTCTTGTAGGCAAAGAAAAGCGTAAGTACCCCATAGAATTTCATATTTTAGACAAAAAAGAAATGGCATTTTATATTGAAATTCCGTATAACTTTGTTATAAAATATGTTCCTGAAAGTATTATTGAAGACAGCCCCTGGATGAAATTACAGGTTGAGTACAGGGTCAATAAAAACAAGATATATGCCCGGCAACAGGTCGAGCTTAAGAAAAGGATTATACCTCAAGAAGATTATAATAAATTCCAATCTTTTTATACTAGTGTTGCTAAGAAGATTAAACAAAGGATTATTTTGGAAAGGTTAAGATAA
- a CDS encoding endonuclease III domain-containing protein translates to MARKIKLFYKKLFSEFGQQYWWPADSAFEVMIGAILTQNTSWSNVEKAIANLKKNKLLSPKKLRALSRKRLAILIRPAGYFNLKAARISAFLDFIFKRYRGQISKMRAQKTSVLRDELLGVKGIGPETADSMLLYALNKPVFVVDAYTKRILLRHGLISDQYTYGQIQAMFMKNLKPSSKHFNEYHALLVKLGKEFCLKSRKKCMICPLR, encoded by the coding sequence ATGGCCAGAAAAATTAAACTTTTCTATAAGAAACTTTTTTCCGAATTTGGGCAGCAGTATTGGTGGCCTGCAGATTCGGCTTTTGAGGTAATGATAGGGGCTATCCTTACCCAGAATACCAGCTGGTCTAATGTAGAAAAAGCGATAGCAAATCTTAAGAAGAATAAACTGCTCTCCCCTAAGAAACTCCGCGCTCTTTCCAGGAAGAGGCTTGCTATTTTGATCAGGCCAGCAGGATATTTTAATCTTAAAGCAGCAAGGATATCAGCTTTCCTTGATTTTATCTTCAAAAGATACCGCGGCCAAATAAGCAAGATGCGGGCACAAAAAACCAGTGTTTTACGAGATGAGCTGCTTGGGGTAAAAGGCATAGGCCCGGAAACAGCAGATTCAATGTTACTATATGCATTGAACAAGCCGGTATTCGTAGTTGATGCTTATACAAAGAGAATATTGCTTCGCCATGGCTTGATTTCCGACCAGTACACTTATGGGCAGATACAGGCTATGTTTATGAAAAACTTAAAACCAAGTTCAAAGCACTTTAACGAATACCATGCCCTTTTGGTAAAGCTGGGAAAAGAATTCTGCCTAAAGTCGAGAAAAAAATGTATGATATGCCCGTTAAGATAA
- a CDS encoding HypC/HybG/HupF family hydrogenase formation chaperone, with the protein MCLAVPMRIKKINQNFAKVEISGLIRHVNVQMLPGLKKGDYVIVHAGFAIQKIDPLEAKKTLKVFNEICR; encoded by the coding sequence ATGTGCTTAGCAGTCCCAATGAGAATAAAGAAGATTAATCAAAATTTCGCCAAGGTTGAAATCTCCGGTCTTATACGGCATGTAAACGTGCAGATGCTACCCGGGTTAAAAAAGGGAGATTATGTAATCGTGCATGCGGGTTTTGCGATACAAAAAATAGACCCCCTGGAAGCCAAAAAAACATTAAAGGTGTTTAATGAAATATGTAGATGA